A single genomic interval of Salinarchaeum sp. IM2453 harbors:
- a CDS encoding multiprotein-bridging factor 1 family protein yields MAKYSTGDSGSESDGSACELCGKQSDSLREAEVAGATLLVCQQCAPHDDSSKKSSSSDEQQQESTPTSHSSDAPQTSELWDGDSSHWEKEGTDYDDDPLPYLISGYADVVTRARQENGLTQTELAEKIGATEDDILAVEQGRAARAGVGGSVIEDIEKTLSIELTEET; encoded by the coding sequence ATGGCAAAATATTCAACGGGTGACTCCGGGTCTGAGTCTGATGGATCTGCATGTGAACTCTGTGGAAAGCAAAGCGATTCACTGCGTGAAGCAGAGGTTGCTGGGGCAACGCTTCTTGTCTGTCAGCAGTGTGCACCACACGATGACTCTTCAAAGAAATCATCTTCATCTGACGAGCAGCAGCAAGAATCAACTCCAACGTCTCATAGTTCCGATGCCCCACAAACCAGTGAGTTGTGGGATGGTGATTCTAGCCATTGGGAGAAAGAAGGCACTGACTACGACGACGATCCACTTCCATACCTTATATCTGGATATGCCGATGTTGTTACACGTGCACGACAGGAAAATGGACTTACCCAGACAGAATTAGCAGAAAAAATTGGTGCGACAGAAGATGATATTCTTGCTGTTGAACAGGGCCGTGCCGCTCGTGCTGGTGTTGGCGGGTCGGTGATTGAAGATATTGAAAAAACGCTCTCTATCGAATTAACCGAAGAAACATAG
- a CDS encoding PadR family transcriptional regulator, with protein MHDLTGFQRDLLYAIAGNDEPHGLALKKELEEYYGSEINHGRLYPNLDTLVEKGLVEKGKVDDRTNSYALTQRGEREIEARRSWEGEFVNVSA; from the coding sequence ATGCACGATTTAACAGGCTTTCAACGCGACCTGCTGTACGCAATTGCTGGAAATGACGAACCTCATGGTCTAGCACTGAAAAAAGAACTAGAGGAATATTACGGGAGTGAGATCAACCACGGACGTCTATATCCAAACCTTGACACACTCGTAGAGAAGGGCCTTGTTGAAAAAGGGAAAGTTGACGATCGGACAAATAGCTACGCACTGACACAGCGAGGAGAGCGAGAAATCGAGGCCCGACGCAGTTGGGAAGGAGAGTTCGTTAACGTTTCGGCTTAA
- a CDS encoding NAD(P)/FAD-dependent oxidoreductase, with the protein MTHVGVVGAGAGSAALCYLLDSTVPDVEITVLEKSGGVCGRAATRRRSAITYDYGANYIKSDDKRVNELLTETLDAGGLVNIEEPIYVFEQDEEVSEGRSNDASRWSYETGLTRCAKQLFGQTDVQVHQNTRVAYPRYRDDTWTLVDTQSNEWGPFDYVVFNPPAPQTSELLSEADWDSPLRDELVDAIDAVPYRSLWSAVLHYPYRIEKPYYALVNTDKEHDIGWISREECKSGHVPADESVLIVQASPGWSERNENRSPEKNNTRLAAMTAEIMNDERLSDPDWTDHQFWRYALPDRGVNTGPVQSAQDVGLYCVGDWVAGEARVHAALRNGLDVGERIAYSLS; encoded by the coding sequence ATGACTCATGTCGGCGTTGTTGGGGCCGGAGCTGGTTCAGCGGCCCTCTGCTATCTTCTTGATAGTACTGTTCCTGATGTTGAGATTACTGTTCTTGAAAAGTCTGGCGGCGTTTGTGGACGAGCAGCCACACGGCGTCGTAGCGCAATAACGTATGACTATGGAGCAAATTACATCAAATCTGATGACAAGCGTGTGAATGAACTGTTGACAGAGACACTGGATGCTGGTGGCTTAGTCAACATTGAGGAGCCAATTTACGTTTTTGAACAAGACGAAGAGGTTTCTGAGGGGCGATCAAATGACGCATCCCGATGGTCGTATGAGACTGGACTTACACGCTGTGCAAAACAGTTGTTTGGACAGACCGATGTTCAAGTACATCAAAATACCCGCGTCGCATATCCACGTTATCGTGATGACACATGGACGCTTGTTGACACTCAATCAAATGAGTGGGGCCCGTTCGACTATGTGGTGTTTAATCCGCCTGCTCCACAGACATCTGAGCTACTCTCTGAAGCAGACTGGGACTCTCCTCTTCGAGATGAACTTGTTGATGCCATCGATGCTGTTCCGTACCGGTCGCTCTGGTCGGCCGTCTTGCACTACCCATACCGGATTGAAAAACCGTACTATGCACTAGTTAATACTGACAAGGAGCACGATATTGGGTGGATTTCTCGAGAAGAGTGTAAATCCGGACATGTCCCCGCAGATGAATCTGTTCTCATCGTTCAGGCTAGTCCAGGGTGGTCAGAGCGAAATGAAAATCGATCGCCTGAAAAGAACAACACCCGACTAGCGGCGATGACTGCAGAAATTATGAACGATGAGAGACTTTCCGATCCTGATTGGACAGATCATCAATTTTGGCGATATGCTCTTCCAGACCGCGGGGTTAACACTGGTCCTGTTCAGAGTGCCCAGGATGTTGGATTATATTGTGTCGGTGACTGGGTTGCTGGCGAAGCCCGGGTACATGCTGCTCTTCGAAACGGGCTTGATGTTGGCGAACGGATCGCTTACTCACTATCTTAA
- a CDS encoding flavin reductase family protein: MEYTPDDFNGYEQFLTLGRLVTPRPVGWISTVDSSGEPNIAPYSFVSPLSVDPPVIGLSVAPHPDGSMKDTAQNVLDTDEFVYHLLTDEFLHQMNETARDVDHSEFDLIDVETTSCTSVEVPRIDTAPAWLECTTYDTHEIAETQVIYGEVERIGIADAFVDETDLPDVDAIEESVLGHLIDEHYTTLDLLEKHQPDD; this comes from the coding sequence ATGGAATATACGCCAGATGATTTTAATGGCTATGAGCAGTTTCTCACACTTGGACGACTTGTTACACCACGCCCAGTTGGGTGGATTAGCACAGTCGACTCCTCTGGGGAACCCAATATCGCTCCATATAGCTTTGTTTCCCCGCTCAGTGTGGATCCACCAGTAATTGGACTATCAGTTGCGCCTCATCCTGACGGAAGTATGAAAGACACTGCACAAAATGTTCTTGATACTGATGAATTTGTGTATCACCTACTCACAGACGAATTTTTGCACCAGATGAATGAAACAGCCCGAGATGTTGACCATTCTGAGTTCGACCTCATAGACGTTGAAACGACATCGTGTACCTCTGTCGAAGTTCCACGTATTGATACAGCCCCGGCATGGCTTGAGTGCACAACATACGATACGCATGAGATTGCAGAGACACAGGTTATCTATGGAGAAGTTGAGCGCATTGGTATTGCTGATGCGTTTGTAGATGAAACTGACCTTCCGGATGTTGATGCAATAGAGGAATCTGTTCTCGGCCATCTCATTGATGAACATTACACGACGCTTGATCTCCTTGAGAAACACCAACCTGATGATTGA
- a CDS encoding ferrous iron transporter B, whose translation MSNGEKTELSCENRPTVALIGPPNVGKSSLFSALTGMDVEIANYSGTTVEYKRGRATFDNHEVTVVDIPGTYSLSASNEAEQLAIDALEEGCDVAICVLDAVNLESSLHLLFEVQEYDIPVVAAVNRVDLLANNGQTLETGYLRRELSSPVVETIATEQQGIDKLSELVTAQLTDPFVHDDPPSKKWERAEKLATDAIREPKTSNTGSSKLDRLSQQLVQPWPGIPVAFLVLVGTFAIVVGVGMGIRQYVLLPVFEAILFPVIEQTVQSATSSETIQNILIGEYGFLIKSIEWPFGLVLPYVLSFYIALSLLEDSGYLPRLAVLLDGVMDRIGLTGTSTIPLMLGYGCAIPGITATRSAETQKRRIMMTLMIVLAVPCVAQTGAFIALLGEASLLLVPTIFFMSLLGMVVSGLILDRVLDGPSPPTITDVPPLLVPNMKVTATRVWMRIKHFVLGGAVHMIYAIGAASVLYELGALQQVGKYMRPIVVEWLHLPEEAAIPLILGIVRRELTVLPLIEMDLTTSQLFVSSVVALFYVPCVAVFATVVQEYSSKMAIFILFLTVLTSFLIGGIFAQALALA comes from the coding sequence ATGAGTAACGGAGAGAAGACAGAACTCTCATGTGAGAACCGTCCAACGGTTGCCCTGATTGGGCCTCCAAACGTCGGCAAGAGCTCACTGTTCAGTGCGCTCACTGGCATGGATGTAGAGATCGCCAACTACTCAGGGACAACAGTCGAGTATAAGCGCGGCCGGGCAACGTTCGACAATCATGAAGTTACGGTCGTTGACATTCCCGGAACATATTCGCTCTCAGCAAGCAATGAGGCCGAGCAACTTGCTATTGATGCATTAGAAGAAGGTTGTGATGTTGCCATTTGTGTGTTAGATGCGGTTAATCTTGAGTCAAGTTTGCACCTATTGTTCGAGGTTCAGGAGTATGATATCCCAGTTGTTGCGGCAGTAAATCGAGTTGATTTGCTTGCAAACAATGGTCAGACACTTGAAACAGGATATTTGCGGCGTGAGCTATCGAGTCCAGTTGTTGAAACTATTGCAACAGAGCAGCAGGGAATTGATAAATTGTCAGAACTGGTTACTGCACAACTCACGGATCCGTTTGTGCATGATGATCCTCCATCGAAAAAGTGGGAGCGAGCAGAAAAGCTTGCTACAGACGCGATTCGAGAACCAAAGACGAGTAATACTGGGTCATCTAAGCTAGATCGTCTCAGTCAGCAACTTGTCCAGCCATGGCCAGGAATACCTGTTGCGTTCCTTGTACTCGTCGGAACATTTGCTATCGTCGTAGGCGTCGGTATGGGAATTCGACAGTACGTTTTATTACCGGTGTTTGAAGCAATTCTCTTTCCGGTGATAGAGCAGACAGTTCAATCAGCTACTTCATCAGAAACGATTCAGAATATTCTCATCGGCGAATATGGTTTCCTCATCAAGAGTATTGAATGGCCCTTTGGACTCGTGTTACCGTACGTGCTGTCGTTTTATATCGCATTAAGCTTACTTGAAGACAGTGGATATCTTCCTCGCCTTGCAGTCCTGCTTGATGGTGTGATGGATCGAATTGGGCTCACAGGAACTAGTACGATTCCATTGATGCTCGGGTATGGTTGTGCAATACCTGGTATAACTGCAACTCGATCTGCAGAGACACAGAAACGACGGATTATGATGACACTGATGATCGTGCTTGCGGTTCCATGTGTTGCACAAACAGGCGCATTTATCGCACTTCTGGGTGAAGCCTCTTTGCTGCTTGTTCCGACAATTTTTTTCATGTCTTTACTGGGAATGGTTGTTTCAGGACTGATTCTGGACCGGGTGCTTGATGGACCATCTCCCCCAACAATTACGGATGTTCCACCGCTGCTTGTCCCAAATATGAAAGTGACAGCAACCCGGGTATGGATGCGTATCAAACACTTTGTGCTGGGCGGCGCAGTACATATGATATACGCAATCGGAGCCGCGTCAGTGTTATATGAACTTGGAGCATTGCAGCAGGTTGGAAAATACATGCGACCGATTGTCGTTGAGTGGTTGCATTTGCCTGAGGAGGCCGCGATACCACTTATTTTAGGTATCGTTCGTCGAGAGTTAACTGTACTACCGCTAATTGAGATGGATCTTACGACAAGTCAATTGTTTGTCAGCTCAGTTGTTGCACTGTTTTACGTTCCCTGTGTTGCTGTGTTTGCAACTGTCGTGCAGGAGTATAGCTCCAAAATGGCAATCTTTATTCTCTTTTTGACTGTATTGACTTCATTCCTGATTGGAGGGATATTTGCTCAAGCACTTGCATTAGCGTGA
- a CDS encoding nicotianamine synthase family protein, with protein MSSKSDYSVEEDHKTDAFSPSGKNAVSASESPRKTVTASNRILQIIESLDQYSTVFGDVYQRVAYKRLVQRELELLDPNTDAQILHVGCGPLPMTAMVLAKEGYSVTAIDHDPAAVEAAQAAVDSRNLDKKIEICHANGEGVEPSDFDVVWLSFHVYPKAKIVQQLVTDLQAHQSLVYRRPRGWSEHLYPTESVPDHIHQDSVSHRFGKESVIVCSEPQACESCVDVPDCPARGADVTERNSIHQDTRTLASFAEGEQVVIRSAPDNDQLPALGIRSGKEVEIQNHQPFDGPVVVSTGGRTVAIDRDIAQEIHVQQLATVRRAGEV; from the coding sequence GTGTCAAGTAAATCCGACTATTCAGTTGAGGAAGATCACAAGACGGATGCGTTCTCACCCAGTGGGAAAAACGCAGTCTCGGCATCAGAGTCTCCACGTAAGACTGTTACAGCAAGTAACCGGATTTTACAGATAATTGAATCACTAGATCAATACTCAACTGTTTTCGGAGACGTGTATCAGCGAGTAGCATACAAGCGGCTTGTACAGCGTGAATTAGAACTGCTTGACCCCAATACAGACGCACAAATTCTACACGTGGGATGTGGACCACTGCCGATGACGGCGATGGTCTTAGCCAAGGAAGGTTATTCAGTTACAGCTATTGATCACGATCCAGCTGCCGTTGAAGCAGCCCAAGCGGCAGTTGACAGTCGTAACTTGGATAAGAAGATTGAGATCTGCCATGCAAACGGAGAAGGTGTTGAACCGAGTGATTTTGATGTGGTTTGGCTTTCGTTCCATGTGTACCCAAAAGCAAAGATTGTCCAGCAACTCGTAACTGATCTGCAGGCACACCAATCCCTGGTTTACCGTCGACCACGTGGATGGAGTGAACATCTATACCCGACAGAGTCTGTTCCAGACCATATTCATCAGGACTCGGTTTCGCATCGTTTCGGTAAGGAAAGTGTCATTGTGTGTTCCGAGCCACAGGCATGTGAATCATGTGTGGATGTTCCGGACTGCCCCGCACGGGGAGCAGATGTCACCGAAAGAAACAGTATCCATCAAGATACGAGAACTCTTGCATCATTTGCGGAAGGAGAACAGGTCGTAATTAGATCGGCCCCTGATAATGACCAGTTGCCAGCGTTAGGAATTCGCTCTGGTAAAGAGGTCGAAATACAGAATCACCAGCCGTTTGATGGACCAGTCGTTGTCAGTACTGGAGGTCGCACAGTTGCAATTGACCGTGATATTGCGCAGGAGATTCATGTTCAGCAGTTAGCGACCGTTCGTCGGGCGGGCGAAGTATGA